The proteins below come from a single Alnus glutinosa chromosome 9, dhAlnGlut1.1, whole genome shotgun sequence genomic window:
- the LOC133878558 gene encoding THO complex subunit 4A, translating into MSTALDMALDDIIKSNKQSGSGARGRSRASAPGPGPARRIPNRAANRTGPYSTPKAPETTWQHDLFMEENLGRASAIETGTKLYISNLDYGVSNEDIKELFAEVGDLKRYSIHYDRSGRSKGTSEVVFSRRADAVAAVKRYNNVQLDGKPMKIEIVGTNIATPAAPPAANGTFGNSNGIPRGGQGRAGAPGRPRGGGGGGGGGGGGGGGGGRSIGRGRGRGRGRGRGEKLSQEDLDADLEKYHEEAKQKD; encoded by the exons ATGTCGACCGCTTTAGACATGGCCCTGGACGATATCATCAAGAGCAACAAGCAGTCCGGATCCGGCGCCAGAGGCCGTAGCAGGGCCTCCGCACCCGGTCCGGGACCCGCTCGCCGCATCCCTAACCGCGCCGCCAACCGTACGGGTCCTTATTCCACCCCCAAG GCGCCGGAGACGACTTGGCAGCACGATTTgttcatggaagagaatttgggGCGAGCCTCTGCCATAGAGACCGGGACCAAGCTCTACATATCCAATCTCGATTATGGTGTTTCCAACGAGGACATTAAG GAACTGTTTGCTGAAGTTGGTGACCTCAAACGTTATTCAATCCATTACGACAGGAGCGGGAGATCGAAG GGAACGTCCGAAGTAGTCTTCTCCAGACGAGCAGATGCTGTGGCTGCTGTTAAGAGATACAACAATGTTCAGCTTGATGGGAAACCAATGAAGATAGAGATTGTGGGAACAAACATTGCAACACCTGCTGCGCCTCCAGCAGCTAATGGCACTTTTGGAAATTCAAATGGGATTCCAAGAGG TGGACAAGGTAGAGCTGGTGCACCAGGACGGCCACGTGGCGGCGGtggtggcggcggcggcggtggcggtggcggCGGCGGTGGTGGCCGTAGCATTGGAAGGGGTCGTGGACGTGGACGGGGAAGAGGCCGTGGTGAAAAGTTATCTCAAGAAGATCTTGATGCTGATCTGGAAAAGTATCATGAGGAGGCAAAGCAGAAAGATTGA
- the LOC133876844 gene encoding uncharacterized protein LOC133876844: MALVFFHSLFHRVVSRWPLLLCAAMWTVLLTLAVAVASFGPEIAFVSAISPSSSFSKPCKGDRFLRIPLDNPSEVMCFPTHFVRRSKFDFFLPTVFAALVVSGSACMVRNCIASQN, translated from the exons ATGGCTCTCGTTTTCTTCCACTCGCTCTTTCACCGAGTCGTGTCACGGTGGCCGCTGCTACTATGCGCGGCAATGTGGACAGTTCTCTTAACGCTAGCCGTGGCCGTGGCATCCTTCGGCCCGGAGATTGCTTTCGTGTCGGCGATATCTCCTTCTTCGTCATTCTCAAAGCCATGCAAGGGTGACCGATTTCTGAGGATCCCTTTGGATAATCCCTCGGAAGTGATGTGCTTCCCGACTCACTTCGTGAGGAGGTCCAAGTTTGACTTTTTCCTTCCGACAGTGTTTGCAGCTCTTGTTGTGTCTGGTTCGGCTTGCATGGTTCG AAACTGCATTGCTTcacaaaattga